From Camelina sativa cultivar DH55 chromosome 5, Cs, whole genome shotgun sequence:
NNNNNNNNNNNNNNNNNNNNNNNNNNNNNNNNNNNNNNNNNNNNNNNNNNNNNNNNNNNNNNNNNNNNNNNNNNNNNNNNNNNNNNNNNNNNNNNNNNNNNNNNNNNNNNNNNNNNNNNNNNNNNNNNNNNNNNNNNNNNNNNNNNNNNNNNNNNNNNNNNNNNNNNNNNNNNNNNNNNNNNNNNNNNNNNNNNNNNNNNNNNNNNNNNNNNNNNNNNNNNNNNNNNNNNNNNNNNNNNNNNNNNNNNNNNNNNNNNNNNNNNNNNNNNNNNNNNNNNNNNNNNNNNNNNNNNNNNNNNNNNNNNNNNNNNNNNNNNNNNNNNNNNNNNNNNNNNNNNNNNNNNNNNNNNNNNNNNNNNNNNNNNNNNNNNNNNNNNNNNNNNNNNNNNNNNNNNNNNNNNNNNNNNNNNNNNNNNNNNNNNNNNNNNNNNNNNNNNNNNNNNNNNNNNNNNNNNNNNNNNNNNNNNNNNNNNNNNNNNNNNNNNNNNNNNNNNNNNNNNNNNNNNNNNNNNNNNNNNNNNNNNNNNNNNNNNNNNNNNNNNNNNNNNNNNNNNNNNNNNNNNNNNNNNNNNNNNNNNNNNNNNNNNNNNNNNNNNNNNNNNNNNNNNNNNNNNNNNNNNNNNNNNNNNNNNNNNNNNNNNNNNNNNNNNNNNNNNNNNNNNNNNNNNNNNNNNNNNNNNNNNNNNNNNNNNNNNNNNNNNNNNNNNNNNNNNNNNNNNNNNNNNNNNNNNNNNNNNNNNNNNNNNNNNNNNNNNNNNNNNNNNNNNNNNNNNNNNNNNNNNNNNNNNNNNNNNNNNNNNNNNNNNNNNNNNNNNNNNNNNNNNNNNNNNNNNNNNNNNNNNNNNNNNNNNNNNNNNNNNNNNNNNNNNNNNNNNNNNNNNNNNNNNNNNNNNNNNNNNNNNNNNNNNNNNNNNNNNNNNNNNNNNNNNNNNNNNNNNNNNNNNNNNNNNNNNNNNNNNNNNNNNNNNNNNNNNNNNNNNNNNNNNNNNNNNNNNNNNNNNNNNNNNNNNNNNNNNNNNNNNNNgtttttgccctgaagatttggagatcttatctttatggtgcaaaggtacaggtgtttacagatcataagagcctgaagtatatattcactcagcctgagctgaatttgagacagaggcggtggatggagcttgtggcggattatgatttggagatagcctatcatcatggtaaggctaacacggttgcagatgctctgagtcggaagagagtagcttcggctcagaagcaagagatggagtctctggtaggggagatcagtgctttgagcttgtgtgctgtttcacaggaaccgttgggtttggaagcagtaggtAGAGCAGATCtcctgagtagagtgcggttggctcgagagaaggatttggggctggtgaatgcctctaaggatgtcgattcagagtatcaggtctcagataatggtactatcttgatgcacggtcgggtttgtgtgcccaaggatgaggatttgaggcaagagattctgagagaggctcatgcgagcaagttgtctatTTATCCAGGAGCGagtaagatgtaccgtgacctcaagaggtactatcattgggtcggatgaagaaggatgtagctagttgggtttcgaggtgtgatgtgtgtcagctagtgaaggctgagcatcaggttcctggcgggttactgaagagtctacccattcctgagtggaagtgggatatgatcactatggattttgtggtaggattgccagtgtcacggacctttgatgctatttgggtaattgtggaccggttgactaagtcagcacattttctggccattaagaagattgatggagcattggtcttggctaagaagtatgtgagagagatagtcagattgcattgggtgccagcgagcatcgtgtctgacagggattctaagttcacttcggtgttctggaaggcatttcaggcagagatgggcactaaggtgcatatgagtacagcttatcatccccagacagatggacagtctgagaggacgatccagatgcTGAAGGATTTTCTGAAGATGTGTgtattggattggggtggccattgggcagatcacctgaacagttatcaggcgagtgttaagatggctccttatgaggctttgtatgggagaccatgtcgtacactgttatgttggactcaggtgggggagaggagcatgtttggtgctagttttgttcaggaaacctcagagaagattcgggttctcaagctgaacatgaaggaggctaggataggcagaggagttatgctgataggatgaggagagatcttgagtttcaggtaggagacagaatgtgcctcaagatggccatgttgcggggtccgaacaggtcattgtcagagactaagttgagtccgaggtatatgggttggagtgattgagcgggttagaccagtggcatataggctggagttacctgaggtgatgcgttcattccataaggttttccatgtgtctatgttgcggaagtgtctccgtgagggtgagcaggtgttggctaagattcctgaggatcttcagcctaacatgacattggtggcgagaccagtgagggttctcgagaagaggatcaaggaacttcggaagaagaagattcttttgatgagagtcctgtgggactgtgatggtgttgaggagcagacttggtaGCCTGaagcaaagatgaaggcaaggttcaataagtggtatgagaagcaagccgcaacttgagcttgtttagcctggttccatctgtaatccgtggctggagcgggaaagGAGTATTCCagtccatctctcttgttactcggtcgcatggggtggttggttgtgcgactcagtaacaagatgaggtggtgttcggggtacaaagtttccgtgaggcggggtttttggaggaaagttttcCTGGAATAggagtttccaaaaatggaaagtgctaaatatggaaagttttacgggagttagaatttgtccattttagcggtggagagcctgggaggggcttgtgtgtggcccTAGtagcggactttcgagtcagtgtgcccgtgtgtggcagtctttttagacattgtgtggcctttgtgacaagctgtttagccgtgtgtggcctttgtggtgggctgtttagccgtgtgtagcctttgtggcgagctgtttagccaattgtgtggcctttgtggcgggctgtttagccagagtgtctttgtgacggtccttcgggacagatggtctttgtgacggtccttcgggacagatggtctttgtgacggtccttcgggacNNNNNNNNNNNNNNNNNNNNNNNNNNNNNNNNNNNNNNNNNNNNNNNNNNNNNNNNNNNNNNNNNNNNNNNNNNNNNNNNNNNNNNNNNNNNNNNNNNNNNNNNNNNNNNNNNNNNNNNNNNNNNNNNNNNNNNNNNNNNNNNNNNNNNNNNNNNNNNNNNNNNNNNNNNNNNNNNNNNNNNNNNNNNNNNNNNNNNNNNNNNNNNNNNNNNNNNNNNNNNNNNNNNNNNNNNNNNNNNNNNNNNNNNNNNNNNNNNNNNNNNNNNNNNNNNNNNNNNNNNNNNNNNNNNNNNNNNNNNNNNNNNNNNNNNNNNNNNNNNNNNNNNNNNNNNNNNNNNNNNNNNNNNNNNNNNNNNNNNNNNNNNNNNNNNNNNNNNNNNNNNNNNNNNNNNNNNNNNNNNNNNNNNNNNNNNNNNNNNNNNNNNNNNNNNNNNNNNNNNNNNNNNNNNNNNNNNNNNNNNNNNNNNNNNNNNNNNNNNNNNNNNNNNNNNNNNNNNNNNNNNNNNNNNNNNNNNNNNNNNNNNNNNNNNNNNNNNNNNNNNNNNNNNNNNNNNNNNNNNNNNNNNNNNNNNNNNNNNNNNNNNNNNNNNNNNNgactcagacgtgttcagaatcgtttgctcgcgactcttgggggactctggttctcctagtactgccatattcagagactttgtggcttgggagtatggttggtatatcgacttcggacgacggtccggaggcgcgctgtagggtgacgacccgagagacgagtttggatttttccttatatattatggcatgcgggtttaggcccgatgaggagccaacttttggcatgcagacttaggtcttatgaggagccaataagaactcaaggtctaggcctatgagtaaaggaaagtccaaaaagtcgagagcaaatgacgcctgaagcgtgagtttatcgcctagaggtgaccttctgtagatcggtcggaggagtgcgggccgtggagacggttgcacaggGGTCCTTGGCTGATgattgttcgagattcgaggacgaatctagattagtgggggagaattgtaacacccaaAAACctattatttgagattttggtgagggtgtcgatcgacatcacaggaggtgtcgatcgacactagttgtagccggtttggtcggtttgattttaattgtccagtttgcgtggttggtttaggaaatccCAAAAATCAAGTtgtaaaagggggaaaacgacctagggtcgtgtttttttgttgtttcgccgtttttagagaaaaacaaaagagagagttggttcttgagcttttgagagagattggtgagagcccttgctgttcttgggagatctaaggatgggaaggtgctagaaacttgctaggagtgagggaatttgttcttattggtcagaatctttctgcagagaggtgagtgcatgaccatggctaatctaagcctttgattcccttgttcttgcttgttgttgcttgtttgtgtgtttttcctgctgggattggttgatacaggttcctatggaggtataaggcttgggttttgaatattggacgatttggaggagattagggagcgagattcgactctcgacttcgcgcggatcgcagttgcagagggagtgtcgatcgataccacttggtttcggtcgacaccagcaaattgggcatcgatcgacactgtgtggtagtgttggtcgacaccattgagccagtgtcggtcgacactatgctggtgtcggtcgacacctcccttccagcgagacgatgtttgatttcctggtttgtgtatttgtttgttgcttgcttggaactttggaatcattgttgcttgtgtgtatagcccagtagatgggaggattgcctcactgagtgtttatcaaatactcatgcatctcaatttgtgtttgtggtgcaggtaaaagcaaagtgtgatcgtggaatcaaggcaatgaagaggaggatgttctagggactcgattggatgttgtctggcattgttaggttgctaaagttgagtcctagaatgttgcttaggattgctggttcactGGTTGATATTGTTTggattattagtttatgattggaatttatactggatattattttattggttattggtttattggatatttacTAGTTTGTTTTTCcactgttgattgtgaatgtgcttaggtggctagtgggtatgggaccactagttgtagtttatttatatatatatttattatttcttattaaaaaaaaaaggtcggtcgttccACTTTTAATCTGTTGAGAGTGTTGCAAGCAGATGAACCGATCGATTTGTTCATCTTGCCAAGTATAGAGAAACTGTTTCATTACCAAAGTTTTCCCTTATCTCTCTATCTAATCAACTAGTTTTTCATCTCAAATCGTTGAGATCACGTCTTGCGTTTGAGAGCTTCAACGACAGTGAGACAGGTGGAAGACACATTTATCACAGTAAGAAAGTTGCAGCAATCGATCCTTCTCTCTCAATTCTGATTTCCCAGGAAAATATCTGTTGATTGAAGAAAGTTggactttattaaaaaaaaaaaaagttgcagttcatcttttgtagttttatcgtacatcttttttttttcctctgaaatctttcaaaattatacCTCTATAGGTATGTTTTTACCAGTGTTTAAGAAAGCACTAGGCGGTATGTGGGCGGTGACCCAGTGCCTATTGCCTAGCGCATAGAATGCCTAGTCGGGATTTAAGCGTTTTTAGGCTGTTTACGCATTTACAatacaaaacattatatatatgatattatatataaaattatgtaaaaatatatgttaaaaaaatagataataataaatcataaactaaaattagaaaaagtatatttttttaatttagattaataacatatgaacatttacaaatatgaatatgaatataaaacttaaaattttaaatatatgtagttaaaaatatatatatatatatatatatatatagtaNNNNNNNNNNNNNNNNNNNNNNNNNNNNNNNNNNNNNNNNNNNNNNNNNNNNNNNNNNNNNNNNNNNNNNNNNNNNNNNNNNNNNNNNNNNNNNNNNNNNNNNNNNNNNNNNNNNNNNNNNNNNNNNNNNNNNNNNNNNNNNNNNNNNNNNNNNNNNNNNNNNNNNNNNNNNNNNNNNNNNNNNNNNNNNNNNNNNNNNNNNNNNNNNNNNNNNNNNNNNNNNNNNNNNNNNNNNNNNNNNNNNNNNNNNNNNNNNNNNNNNNNNNNNNNNNNNNNNNNNNNNNNNNNNNNNNNNNNNNNNNNNNNNNNNNNNNNNNNNNNNNNNNNNNNNNNNNNNNNNNNNNNNNNNNNNNNNNNNNNNNNNNNNNNNNNNNNNNNNNNNNNNNNNNNNNNNNNNNNNNNNNNNNNNNNNNNNNNNNNNNNNNNNNNNNNNNNNNNNNNNNNNNNNNNNNNNNNNNNNNNNNNNNNNNNNNNNNNNNNNNNNNNNNNNNNNNNNNNNNNNNNNNNNNNNNNNNNNNTAAATTTCAAGTTGAATatcataagattttaaaatatttttataaattctaattgaataacaagagatttcaaaaatactttaaaatcttttaaaacacAAGTTCAATACCTCCTCTAATTgtaacatttaattaatttgtcaCCACCACTTTGCTAAATGTAATTATATCCTGCTAAATTTATTTCaatactttatttgttttatttaattttttgaacaaatactttattttatttagtaaacCTTGTTATACACACAGCTTGATTTGACTGGTTATAAAAATTTGCacttatctttattttttttttcatttagtgATTTTGGAAAGAAATTTGTTCAAATATTCTCTCGGATCTCCATGTCTTCTTGTCTTAGTTGTTTCTATGTATATAAAGACTTCTCTTTACATCTGTTAAAACATGAACGCATCTacatcaatacaaaaaaaaaagaaagaggactactagaagagttttaaaaaaaccatGGATAATGAGGGAGGGACAATTTCTTCGGATTCAACGATGGGACAAAGGAAGCCTCTTGGTTGGAAAGCGATGCCTTATATCATAGGTACTTATAATCACTGTCCAAATTTACATATCTGCTTACTGTTATTGTAAGTATAAGAAACCTACGGCTTAAGACATCACATTGATGATGTAGGGAATGAGACATTGGAGAGGCTTGCGACATTTGGATTAATGGCAAATTTTATGGTGTATATGGTAAGAGAATATCATATGGACCAAGTCCAAGCTGCAACTCTAATCAACACTTGGTCTGCTCTCACCAACTTTGCTCCTATCATCGGAGCTTTCATCTCCGACTCATACACCGGAAAATTTAATACCATCGTCTTCGGTTCCATCGCTGAGTTGTTGGTAATAAagcttttttcttattttccgtAACACAGTTTTCAATCAATTTTTTAACTGATGTTGATATTTCATGTGATATGTCATATGATCTCAATTGTTTGTTTACGTTTGCATCTTTTACATTTCTTGTAAATTCATTTTCCATTAACCCATTTTTTAGCATTCGGTTTGCTTTTACACTTTGCAAatattgtttttcaatttttttttttacaaaattcagtttgcttttttctgtttttcacATGTAATGTTTCATACGGATTAAGGGaccatattttgtttgtaatgttGGGAACGTGACAAGAGTTAAAAATTGAACAGGGCATGTTGGTGTTGACGTTCACGTCTCTGATCCCTAATCTACGACCACCACCTTGCACTGCAGATCAAATCACCGGCAAATGTATACGTTATAGCTCTTCGCAGTTGTACGTTTTACTCTCAGGGCTTTTCTTGTTATCAGTCGGAACAGGAGGGATCCGCTCGTGTAGTATTCCTTTTAGTCTCGATCAGTTCGATGATTCGACTGAAGAAGGCAGAGAAGGAAGTAGAAGCTTCTTCAGCTGGTACTATACAACTCATACAATTGTACAGCTAATTTCAATGACTCTTGTGCTGTACGTACAGAACAACATCAGTTGGGCCATTGGATTCGCAATTCCGACCGTTCTCAATTTGTTTGCCCTTGTTCTGCTTTTTGTGGGCACTCGGTTTTATGTCTTTGTTAAACCCGAAGGAAGTGTGTTCTCTGGGATCTTCAATATTCTTGTGGCTGCTTATAAGAAACGCAATGAACGGCCTCCCTCTGAGATTGACTATTATCAACCGTTACTAGAGACAGGTGTACAATCAAATAAACACGTACTCACTGACCAATTCAGGTATCACTTTattactctctccgtttcataTTAAATGTTGTCTTAGTATTTTCTTTGTtggcatttttatttttgtttcatagtatctatttttttttatattggcagtgaaaaatttaataactccCAGTTACCTCttctattttagttttttttttttaacttaactctgtttttttatatgCAAATAAATGTGGTTACTAAACtctgattttttctttaatttggttctaGATTCTTGAACAAAGCTGTGATAGTGATGAACAACGATGAAGCTGGGAATGAAGAGTGGAGAATCTGCACGGTGAGACAGATAGAAGATATAAAGTCTATCATCAGCATTATTCCAATATTTGCTTCAAGCATTATAGGATTCTTGGCTATGAACCAACAACAAACTTTTACAGTCTCACAAGCGCTAAAAATGGACGTCCAATTTCCCGGCACTTCTTACCTAATCCCTCCTGCTTCGATAACCGTCATATCATTATTAACCATAGGCATTTGGCTTCCCTTCTATGAAACCTTTTTGGTCCGACACATTGAAAACATTACAAAGCAAGAAGGAGGCATCTCTTTACTCCAAAAAGTTGGCATTGGGAATTTCTTCTCTATCTCGACGATGTTCATATCGGGTATTGTGGAACGGAAGAGAAGAGATTTATCGCTTACCGGGGTGAACATATCGGTTTTCTGGCTAGCACCGCAGCAAGTACTGATGGGGTTTTATCAAGTCTTCACCATTGTTGGTCTCACTGAGTTCTTCAACAAACAAGTTCCAATCAACATGAGAAGCATAGGGAACTCGTTGCTTTACTTAGGTTTGTCTCTAGCCAGTTATCTAAGTAGTGCGATGGTTAGCATTGTTCATAGTGTCACTGCTCGTGGAGGACGACAGAGTTGGCTAACGGATGATATTGACACAAGCAAGTTGGATTGTTTCTATTACTTTATTGCTGCTTTAAGCACTCttaatctcatcttcttcttttggtgtGCTCGAAGATATCGTTACAGAACCAtgtcataaattatattatgaaCACTACTTGTGTGTACACATGacattttaatagtttatatatagtttaacattttacaaaattttagattttataattctgtatttatatatatatatatatataatatgttgtatttttttatttgcttcgaACACCTTTGATTATAATTAATCCACTGTATAATATTACGTAAGTACACAACTTCTTTTTTGGTAGACAATATAATAGTTATAGATTataaagttatattattatttgattcattagttggttacaaaataggttatatggATTGTAACCATTAGTTATACCTAGATTTAGGATATTCTTAAAATAGATAttccaaataataaaataaaatctccaaagAGTATATTTACATAAAGCAACAAAATCTCATAAATTGATCACTTTTAAGCGTGATTTCCGACTatgcaaccaaaataaaatcttacctaacaCCTATCCAAACTTTTAGTATAAATCATTGACATCTCTATTCACCGGAATACAccatattcatacaaaaaacaaaataataacattatttgtATAGTTTGGATTTACGGGTAAAAggaaagtataaaataaaattaatacattaataatttaagtatattatttgtatagtctggatttacGGGTTCACTTGATTATCAATAATCAATATTTAGGGGTTTCCTTGATTATTTTAGGTGTATTATTAATCATAACAAGAAATCTTGAACACAAaccataatatatacaaaaaatttaCCTTAATCATTCACACTATTATTAACCAATTAATTCGGAAGAATAATACCactttaagaaataaaatatataaacaaatttgataatataaacAAACCTTTTACAAAATCTTCCGAATTAACAAGTGTAAGCGATATATGAGTTTAAATGTAATGGATTATATAATGAATTGAGTTATGATCTTTATAACGGACGACGGGTTAAATGTAAAATGTTAAGATTATATGATaagattgtttaaaaattaataaaaaatatgaaaaattattttaatatacaaaatatatacataatcttattatataaactttggttcctaaagttagtaactcactaGATCGTGACAcctgttagttttaacgatcagagatcaaagttaaaaactcaccataTCGTGAtacgtgtcagttttaacgattaaatatccaagttagtaattcatcagatcgtgacacgtgtcaattttaacgatcataaatcacatatcaaagttagtaactcatcagattgtgacaagtgtcaattttaacgataaGAAATCATAGCTTTCAAGCTTGGTTAAAcaatgcataagataattgtaatcttattatattaacaaattctaaaaggaaaaggattgtaaatacacccctctatataagcaaataaatgatgacatatttttcaccaaacaaaataattttgactatttttgtttttcttggtaaaattttcttttttgttttttgttgatattttgtttgacacatcattgttctttGAACAAGTCACgaaggcaatttgtttgttgtctaatcgaagcaactatataaaaagattcctagatattaccacatattttcgtcgtcgtttctttgaattttgtttcgtttctcactttcataatgcatactacacaatctttgactttgaagtgttaacaaagttttttatgcataataactaagatTTTTGAGATTAACAAATTTTTCACGGTGttaatattatttctattaatttgcaggataggtagcataaaaaaaaagaatacacaaatgcaagataacaacagagattatataacactagatcaactaaacagaaagcgTCGAACAatagtacgtcttacaagaaagtgggaagcaaaaaaaaatttaagaatataaTTAGTCcattgaaataaattttctcataaaatagaaaagggattaagaaaaatatacagaaaattattaattctaaaaaatataaatattcacttctatataaacatagattgtctcatattattcatctaacaaaataatttattcaaaaatattgctttcaactttgttctattggtca
This genomic window contains:
- the LOC104788066 gene encoding putative protein NRT1/ PTR FAMILY 2.14 produces the protein MDNEGGTISSDSTMGQRKPLGWKAMPYIIGNETLERLATFGLMANFMVYMVREYHMDQVQAATLINTWSALTNFAPIIGAFISDSYTGKFNTIVFGSIAELLGMLVLTFTSLIPNLRPPPCTADQITGKCIRYSSSQLYVLLSGLFLLSVGTGGIRSCSIPFSLDQFDDSTEEGREGSRSFFSWYYTTHTIVQLISMTLVLYVQNNISWAIGFAIPTVLNLFALVLLFVGTRFYVFVKPEGSVFSGIFNILVAAYKKRNERPPSEIDYYQPLLETGVQSNKHVLTDQFRFLNKAVIVMNNDEAGNEEWRICTVRQIEDIKSIISIIPIFASSIIGFLAMNQQQTFTVSQALKMDVQFPGTSYLIPPASITVISLLTIGIWLPFYETFLVRHIENITKQEGGISLLQKVGIGNFFSISTMFISGIVERKRRDLSLTGVNISVFWLAPQQVLMGFYQVFTIVGLTEFFNKQVPINMRSIGNSLLYLGLSLASYLSSAMVSIVHSVTARGGRQSWLTDDIDTSKLDCFYYFIAALSTLNLIFFFWCARRYRYRTMS